A genomic region of Papaver somniferum cultivar HN1 chromosome 7, ASM357369v1, whole genome shotgun sequence contains the following coding sequences:
- the LOC113300104 gene encoding serine/threonine-protein kinase BLUS1-like isoform X1 gives MDQIAEKKFPLDAKDYKLYEEVGDGVSATVYRALCVPLNEVVAIKVLDLEKCNNDLDGIRREVQTMTMISHPNVLQAHCSFSAGHHLWVVMPYMAGGSCLGIMKSAFPEGFEEPVIAAVLREVLKALIYLHFQGHIHRDVKSGNILVDTNGAVKLADFGVSACMFDSGDRQRSRNTFVGTPCWMAPEVMQQLHGYDFKADIWSFGITALELAHGHAPFSKYPPMKVLLMTLQNAPPGLDYERDKRFSKSFKEMVATCLVKDPKKRPSSEKLLKHSFFKSTRANEYVSKIILRDLSPLGDRYRTLKEKEAELLLQNKDIYGDKEQLSQKEYMRGISAWNFNLDDLKNQAALIQDYVETSNSEDLDACNKQDTEYDELNEQNLEDSFSSFPIRPLQALKGLFDVGEDDINASINPNSKDGKESNPEPQLQMQLSPTAEEQETKLTDDESSVGGCSFRKFVISGQHKQVYSGSLVPDNVIPHSRRVNHNGDSEQFQSNQDRNYSGSLSYRNKRDAKSPIFGEDTMDGTIVEQKGRFKITSAELNPMDAHTNCLQNQFPTATNVTPASVLPMLHYILQTNAIQSEQILKLIQYLGQTPGLALVTGSHVEYPDAIANASLLQSFAVPAKERELQTQVVHLQQTIGSYVEELQRLKMRNAQLERHFKAYKEGEKIPEEIEL, from the exons ATGGACCAAATAGCTGAGAAGAAATTCCCACTTGACGCAAAAGATTACAAGCTGTACGAGGAAGTCGGCGATGGTGTTAGTGCTACTGTGTACAGAGCTCTCTGCGTTCCACTTAATGAAGTAGTTGCTATTAAGGTTCTGGACTTGGAAAAGTGCAACaatgatttg GATGGTATTCGCCGTGAGGTACAAACCATGACTATGATTAGCCATCCGAATGTATTACAAGCACATTGCTCATTCTCAGCTGGCCATCACCTTTGGGTTGTGATGCCCTACATGGCTGGGGGTTCTTGCCTAGGCATAATGAAGTCCGCATTTCCAGAGGGCTTTGAAGAGCCAGTTATAGCAGCAGTTTTGCGTGAGGTTCTTAAAGCGCTTATTTATCTCCATTTTCAAGGGCACATCCATAGAGATGTTAAG TCCGGAAATATCTTGGTCGATACAAATGGTGCAGTCAAGTTAGCAGACTTTGGTGTATCCGCATGTATGTTTGATTCTGGGGATAGACAGCGTTCAAGAAACACGTTCGTCGGAACTCCCTGCTG GATGGCCCCTGAAGTTATGCAGCAATTGCATGGATATGACTTCAA GGCGGACATATGGTCATTCGGAATAACAGCTTTAGAACTGGCTCATGGACATGCCCCTTTTTCAAAATATCCACCAATGAAG GTTTTGCTGATGACCTTACAAAATGCACCTCCAGGTCTTGACTATGAAAGGGACAAAAGATTTTCAAAG TCTTTTAAGGAAATGGTAGCTACGTGCTTGGTAAAGGATCCAAAAAAGCGTCCATCTTCAGAGAAGCTTTTGAAGCACAGTTTCTTTAAAAGTACACGTGCAAATGAATATGTTTCTAAAATCATTCTTCGTGATCTTTCTCCGCTGGGTGATCGTTATAGGACACTGAAG GAAAAAGAGGCCGAGCTTCTTCTGCAAAATAAAGATATATATGGGGATAAAGAGCAACTGTCACAG AAAGAGTACATGCGAGGGATCAGTGCGTGGAATTTCAATCTGGACGATCTGAAAAATCAAGCTGCCCTT ATCCAGGATTATGTTGAAACATCAAACTCTGAAGATCTAGATGCCTGTAACAAGCAGGACACTGAATAT GATGAATTAAATGAACAGAATCTGGAGgattcattttcttcatttcctATTCGTCCTTTACAAGCACTTAA GGGTCTTTTTGATGTTGGTGAAGATGATATCAACGCCAGCATCAACCCCAACTCTAAAGACGGTAAAGAATCAAATCCTGAACCACAATTGCAGATGCAACTGTCACCAACAGCTGAAGAGCAGGAAACTAAATTAACTGATGACGAGAGTTCAGTAGGAGGTTGCTCTTTCCGAAAATTTGTTATTTCTGGTCAACATAAACAAGTCTACAGTGGTTCACTTGTTCCGGACAATGTTATCCCCCATTCGAGAAGAGTAAATCACAATGGGGACAG TGAACAATTTCAATCAAATCAAGATAGAAACTATAGTGGTTCACTGTCTTATCGTAACAAAAGAGATGCCAAAAGCCCAATATTTG GTGAGGATACAATGGATGGGACAATAGTTGAGCAGAAAGGACGCTTCAAGATCACATCAGCAGAGCTTAATCCGATG GATGCTCATACAAATTGCTTACAAAACCAGTTTCCAACAGCTACCAATGTTACTCCTGCATCAGTTCTTCCAATGTTGCATTATATTTTGCAAACAAACGCAATCCAGAGC GAACAAATACTTAAATTGATCCAGTATCTAGGACAAACTCCTG GGTTGGCTCTAGTTACAGGTAGTCACGTGGAGTATCCTGATGCAATCGCTAATGCAAGTTTGTTACAG TCATTTGCCGTTCCTGCAAAGGAGAGAGAACTACAAACTCAAGTGGTTCATCTGCAGCAAAC CATTGGAAGTTATGTTGAGGAACTGCAAAGATTGAAGATGAGAAATGCTCAG TTAGAGAGACACTTCAAGGCATACAAGGAAGGGGAGAAAATACCGGAGGAGATTGAGTTATGA
- the LOC113300104 gene encoding serine/threonine-protein kinase BLUS1-like isoform X3, with translation MDQIAEKKFPLDAKDYKLYEEVGDGVSATVYRALCVPLNEVVAIKVLDLEKCNNDLDGIRREVQTMTMISHPNVLQAHCSFSAGHHLWVVMPYMAGGSCLGIMKSAFPEGFEEPVIAAVLREVLKALIYLHFQGHIHRDVKSGNILVDTNGAVKLADFGVSACMFDSGDRQRSRNTFVGTPCWMAPEVMQQLHGYDFKADIWSFGITALELAHGHAPFSKYPPMKVLLMTLQNAPPGLDYERDKRFSKSFKEMVATCLVKDPKKRPSSEKLLKHSFFKSTRANEYVSKIILRDLSPLGDRYRTLKEKEAELLLQNKDIYGDKEQLSQKEYMRGISAWNFNLDDLKNQAALIQDYVETSNSEDLDACNKQDTEYDELNEQNLEDSFSSFPIRPLQALKGLFDVGEDDINASINPNSKDGKESNPEPQLQMQLSPTAEEQETKLTDDESSVGGCSFRKFVISGQHKQVYSGSLVPDNVIPHSRRVNHNGDSEQFQSNQDRNYSGSLSYRNKRDAKSPIFGEDTMDGTIVEQKGRFKITSAELNPMDAHTNCLQNQFPTATNVTPASVLPMLHYILQTNAIQSEQILKLIQYLGQTPGSHVEYPDAIANASLLQSFAVPAKERELQTQVVHLQQTIGSYVEELQRLKMRNAQLERHFKAYKEGEKIPEEIEL, from the exons ATGGACCAAATAGCTGAGAAGAAATTCCCACTTGACGCAAAAGATTACAAGCTGTACGAGGAAGTCGGCGATGGTGTTAGTGCTACTGTGTACAGAGCTCTCTGCGTTCCACTTAATGAAGTAGTTGCTATTAAGGTTCTGGACTTGGAAAAGTGCAACaatgatttg GATGGTATTCGCCGTGAGGTACAAACCATGACTATGATTAGCCATCCGAATGTATTACAAGCACATTGCTCATTCTCAGCTGGCCATCACCTTTGGGTTGTGATGCCCTACATGGCTGGGGGTTCTTGCCTAGGCATAATGAAGTCCGCATTTCCAGAGGGCTTTGAAGAGCCAGTTATAGCAGCAGTTTTGCGTGAGGTTCTTAAAGCGCTTATTTATCTCCATTTTCAAGGGCACATCCATAGAGATGTTAAG TCCGGAAATATCTTGGTCGATACAAATGGTGCAGTCAAGTTAGCAGACTTTGGTGTATCCGCATGTATGTTTGATTCTGGGGATAGACAGCGTTCAAGAAACACGTTCGTCGGAACTCCCTGCTG GATGGCCCCTGAAGTTATGCAGCAATTGCATGGATATGACTTCAA GGCGGACATATGGTCATTCGGAATAACAGCTTTAGAACTGGCTCATGGACATGCCCCTTTTTCAAAATATCCACCAATGAAG GTTTTGCTGATGACCTTACAAAATGCACCTCCAGGTCTTGACTATGAAAGGGACAAAAGATTTTCAAAG TCTTTTAAGGAAATGGTAGCTACGTGCTTGGTAAAGGATCCAAAAAAGCGTCCATCTTCAGAGAAGCTTTTGAAGCACAGTTTCTTTAAAAGTACACGTGCAAATGAATATGTTTCTAAAATCATTCTTCGTGATCTTTCTCCGCTGGGTGATCGTTATAGGACACTGAAG GAAAAAGAGGCCGAGCTTCTTCTGCAAAATAAAGATATATATGGGGATAAAGAGCAACTGTCACAG AAAGAGTACATGCGAGGGATCAGTGCGTGGAATTTCAATCTGGACGATCTGAAAAATCAAGCTGCCCTT ATCCAGGATTATGTTGAAACATCAAACTCTGAAGATCTAGATGCCTGTAACAAGCAGGACACTGAATAT GATGAATTAAATGAACAGAATCTGGAGgattcattttcttcatttcctATTCGTCCTTTACAAGCACTTAA GGGTCTTTTTGATGTTGGTGAAGATGATATCAACGCCAGCATCAACCCCAACTCTAAAGACGGTAAAGAATCAAATCCTGAACCACAATTGCAGATGCAACTGTCACCAACAGCTGAAGAGCAGGAAACTAAATTAACTGATGACGAGAGTTCAGTAGGAGGTTGCTCTTTCCGAAAATTTGTTATTTCTGGTCAACATAAACAAGTCTACAGTGGTTCACTTGTTCCGGACAATGTTATCCCCCATTCGAGAAGAGTAAATCACAATGGGGACAG TGAACAATTTCAATCAAATCAAGATAGAAACTATAGTGGTTCACTGTCTTATCGTAACAAAAGAGATGCCAAAAGCCCAATATTTG GTGAGGATACAATGGATGGGACAATAGTTGAGCAGAAAGGACGCTTCAAGATCACATCAGCAGAGCTTAATCCGATG GATGCTCATACAAATTGCTTACAAAACCAGTTTCCAACAGCTACCAATGTTACTCCTGCATCAGTTCTTCCAATGTTGCATTATATTTTGCAAACAAACGCAATCCAGAGC GAACAAATACTTAAATTGATCCAGTATCTAGGACAAACTCCTG GTAGTCACGTGGAGTATCCTGATGCAATCGCTAATGCAAGTTTGTTACAG TCATTTGCCGTTCCTGCAAAGGAGAGAGAACTACAAACTCAAGTGGTTCATCTGCAGCAAAC CATTGGAAGTTATGTTGAGGAACTGCAAAGATTGAAGATGAGAAATGCTCAG TTAGAGAGACACTTCAAGGCATACAAGGAAGGGGAGAAAATACCGGAGGAGATTGAGTTATGA
- the LOC113300104 gene encoding serine/threonine-protein kinase BLUS1-like isoform X2, with protein sequence MDQIAEKKFPLDAKDYKLYEEVGDGVSATVYRALCVPLNEVVAIKVLDLEKCNNDLDGIRREVQTMTMISHPNVLQAHCSFSAGHHLWVVMPYMAGGSCLGIMKSAFPEGFEEPVIAAVLREVLKALIYLHFQGHIHRDVKSGNILVDTNGAVKLADFGVSACMFDSGDRQRSRNTFVGTPCWMAPEVMQQLHGYDFKADIWSFGITALELAHGHAPFSKYPPMKVLLMTLQNAPPGLDYERDKRFSKSFKEMVATCLVKDPKKRPSSEKLLKHSFFKSTRANEYVSKIILRDLSPLGDRYRTLKEKEAELLLQNKDIYGDKEQLSQKEYMRGISAWNFNLDDLKNQAALIQDYVETSNSEDLDACNKQDTEYDELNEQNLEDSFSSFPIRPLQALKGLFDVGEDDINASINPNSKDGKESNPEPQLQMQLSPTAEEQETKLTDDESSVGGCSFRKFVISGQHKQVYSGSLVPDNVIPHSRRVNHNGDSEQFQSNQDRNYSGSLSYRNKRDAKSPIFGEDTMDGTIVEQKGRFKITSAELNPMDAHTNCLQNQFPTATNVTPASVLPMLHYILQTNAIQSEQILKLIQYLGQTPVTGSHVEYPDAIANASLLQSFAVPAKERELQTQVVHLQQTIGSYVEELQRLKMRNAQLERHFKAYKEGEKIPEEIEL encoded by the exons ATGGACCAAATAGCTGAGAAGAAATTCCCACTTGACGCAAAAGATTACAAGCTGTACGAGGAAGTCGGCGATGGTGTTAGTGCTACTGTGTACAGAGCTCTCTGCGTTCCACTTAATGAAGTAGTTGCTATTAAGGTTCTGGACTTGGAAAAGTGCAACaatgatttg GATGGTATTCGCCGTGAGGTACAAACCATGACTATGATTAGCCATCCGAATGTATTACAAGCACATTGCTCATTCTCAGCTGGCCATCACCTTTGGGTTGTGATGCCCTACATGGCTGGGGGTTCTTGCCTAGGCATAATGAAGTCCGCATTTCCAGAGGGCTTTGAAGAGCCAGTTATAGCAGCAGTTTTGCGTGAGGTTCTTAAAGCGCTTATTTATCTCCATTTTCAAGGGCACATCCATAGAGATGTTAAG TCCGGAAATATCTTGGTCGATACAAATGGTGCAGTCAAGTTAGCAGACTTTGGTGTATCCGCATGTATGTTTGATTCTGGGGATAGACAGCGTTCAAGAAACACGTTCGTCGGAACTCCCTGCTG GATGGCCCCTGAAGTTATGCAGCAATTGCATGGATATGACTTCAA GGCGGACATATGGTCATTCGGAATAACAGCTTTAGAACTGGCTCATGGACATGCCCCTTTTTCAAAATATCCACCAATGAAG GTTTTGCTGATGACCTTACAAAATGCACCTCCAGGTCTTGACTATGAAAGGGACAAAAGATTTTCAAAG TCTTTTAAGGAAATGGTAGCTACGTGCTTGGTAAAGGATCCAAAAAAGCGTCCATCTTCAGAGAAGCTTTTGAAGCACAGTTTCTTTAAAAGTACACGTGCAAATGAATATGTTTCTAAAATCATTCTTCGTGATCTTTCTCCGCTGGGTGATCGTTATAGGACACTGAAG GAAAAAGAGGCCGAGCTTCTTCTGCAAAATAAAGATATATATGGGGATAAAGAGCAACTGTCACAG AAAGAGTACATGCGAGGGATCAGTGCGTGGAATTTCAATCTGGACGATCTGAAAAATCAAGCTGCCCTT ATCCAGGATTATGTTGAAACATCAAACTCTGAAGATCTAGATGCCTGTAACAAGCAGGACACTGAATAT GATGAATTAAATGAACAGAATCTGGAGgattcattttcttcatttcctATTCGTCCTTTACAAGCACTTAA GGGTCTTTTTGATGTTGGTGAAGATGATATCAACGCCAGCATCAACCCCAACTCTAAAGACGGTAAAGAATCAAATCCTGAACCACAATTGCAGATGCAACTGTCACCAACAGCTGAAGAGCAGGAAACTAAATTAACTGATGACGAGAGTTCAGTAGGAGGTTGCTCTTTCCGAAAATTTGTTATTTCTGGTCAACATAAACAAGTCTACAGTGGTTCACTTGTTCCGGACAATGTTATCCCCCATTCGAGAAGAGTAAATCACAATGGGGACAG TGAACAATTTCAATCAAATCAAGATAGAAACTATAGTGGTTCACTGTCTTATCGTAACAAAAGAGATGCCAAAAGCCCAATATTTG GTGAGGATACAATGGATGGGACAATAGTTGAGCAGAAAGGACGCTTCAAGATCACATCAGCAGAGCTTAATCCGATG GATGCTCATACAAATTGCTTACAAAACCAGTTTCCAACAGCTACCAATGTTACTCCTGCATCAGTTCTTCCAATGTTGCATTATATTTTGCAAACAAACGCAATCCAGAGC GAACAAATACTTAAATTGATCCAGTATCTAGGACAAACTCCTG TTACAGGTAGTCACGTGGAGTATCCTGATGCAATCGCTAATGCAAGTTTGTTACAG TCATTTGCCGTTCCTGCAAAGGAGAGAGAACTACAAACTCAAGTGGTTCATCTGCAGCAAAC CATTGGAAGTTATGTTGAGGAACTGCAAAGATTGAAGATGAGAAATGCTCAG TTAGAGAGACACTTCAAGGCATACAAGGAAGGGGAGAAAATACCGGAGGAGATTGAGTTATGA